The nucleotide window GGTAGCTCAGTTCACAGTGCAGCGTCAGAGAAGATGGAATTCCTGGGGATGGAGTTTCAAGCCGTGCCGCCGTCAGTCTTACACCCTCCCATGTCTGAGAAGGCGAAGAGGGCAAGGAAGATGTATCTGAAAAGGAAAGCAGCGGAGGCGCAGGAGCTGAAGAATGCCCGGGAGACATGGAGGAAGAAGCTTGGGTTGAAGATACTGAACCACTTGTTCAAGAAGGTGAGGCGTGGGCATGAGTTTGAGTTTGCCTTCCGAATTGAGGATGAAGTGCGGCAGGAGTTCAAGGGTTGGGCAGAGGAGACAGTGGTTGAATACTTCAAGTCGCAGGAGCATCGCCGTCATTGGCACCGATTGTTCACATCTGGTGACTTCTTGTCACTGAATAGGGTGAGGGATCAGTTGCCATCAACATTGGTGGACTCCTATGACCAATTACAGGAAACACTCGACAGGTTTTTGATGCCGAGGAGGGGCCATGACATAACTGAGGATGAGGAGATGCTagcagaggaggaggacgagAGACAATATGAGAATAGGATTGTTGAGGACTTGACAGAGTTGAAGATGAGGGTCAATGCACCAATAGAGCTTGTAAGAAAGGCGGTAAAGTTGGCCGGGTTCACAAATTCCATGGGACGGCCACGGCCAATAAAGCTACTTATCTGTCTGGATGATGCAGATATCATCAAATGGTATGCTGGTGTGGGGAGGAGGTGGCTAGATTTTTTCTGCTGCTGTCGGAATTTCAAGATGGTCAAGATTGTTGTGAGTTATCACTTGAGGTTCTCCTGCTTCTTGACATTGGCGGAGAAGCATGAGTGCACCAAGAGGCAAGCAATTAGCCATTATACAAAGGATTTGAAGGTGACAAATGAAAATGGAGTGCCTGAAGTGTACTTTCCAACAGAGAAGGAGATCAAGATGATGGGTGATAAGAATCTCTCTGATCCAAAGCCTGTGGATGGAGCCTTGACAATGATCTTGGTCAGGTTGGCGGTCGATGACACCTCCCTCCCATGCCTGGCTCATTTTTGTGCTGGAACAGACACTGCCCTTTACCGGATACGTCTTTTGCAGAATCGACTAAATGTCGATCCTTTGAATGAAAAGAAGTGGGTCCAAGGACTAAGTGCCATTCATGAGAGTCTGAACAAGAAATGCCTCCCACTGTGCTCCATACATGCAAGCGATCTACTTCTTGGCAAGATTACTCTCCGAGATATTGATTGTACTCAGTTTGTTGATGTGGTGTGAAAAGAAAAAACAACTTGCATGATGCCTAGTTCGAAACACAAAGCTCACATAAAGATGCAATACTGCAGTGCTTGCCAAGTGTATTTAGTGCTGATTGCATTTGGCACTGTACATGTCCTGGATATCCATCCTGTCAGTGGGTAGAGCAAATACTGATTAGTTTTTTTACAGAGGTATGTGTTCCTCATTTATGACTGTTCTGATCGGGAGGTGCTACATGTCACAACATCACTAACTGAATCTTTGATTCTGTTATCTGTTTTCTGTTCAGGAATGATGTGGTATGCTAGTTTTACCATTGAATGTGCAAACTAACTTCATGTCAGTTTTACTCAGGTATTTCTCTGTTTCAACAGCTCTGTTAAAATCAGATACTACTTATTTTTAATCCACTGTACTTTTTTGTGTGTCTAGGTTTGAGACTAAGTTGACACTATAAAATATTTGGCACTAGCTAAAATTTCAGCCAAGGTTTTGTTTGCCTATGATTTGGTCAACGTTGACAAGAATATGAAATAGAGTTGGCAAGTTGGTATGGGCCTGCCAAAAAGAAATTGGAATCATTGAAAGAAGCATAACTTGTTTGGCTATGACCAAAAAAAGTTATAGGGCTGGTTTTGGGTACCAACAAAACATACCCATAAGGTGCAACATATGCCACCTGAGAAAGATTTATTAGTTATCATGTCTGTTATTATGAAGTACACCATATGCTTCCCCTGCCTGTGTTTATAAATTTATATTTAAATAAATATACGGAGTAGATTCTGCAATAGTTAGTTGGCAAACTCACTGTTCTCTTAATTAGTCGGTCTGAAACTTCTAGGATTCTGCATTTTATTGTTTTGAGGGTATGGCTCAAAAACTTTGTCTGGCTTTGCTGTGTAATTTGACTAGCTAGTTCCCCCTGTTCCTCCTGCCTACACCCTCCGCTTCTTGCATGTCTACTTTCTGTAACAAAATTGGTTCAGGTAGGCTGTTTCAGGAGGCTTTAAGAATGTGAAATTTGGCCGACTAGATCAATGTTTCGGCAATTTGAATTTGAGCTATTCTCCAATCCATCGATCTGTGTTTTTTCCTGTGCAATATTCATATGCAGGAACCTTGCAGTGCGATTTAACTCATGAAGATGGCCGAATATTATTTCTGTGTGAACAAAGAAGTTGTAGAACTTTGTGTAGATGTTCATAGTGTACTTATTTGCGGAATTTGGTGGTAGCATGCAAAAGGATTCAGAATTGTGAAGTTAACTAGGAGTAAATTATATGGTTAGTAACATGCCTTTCCTTGCTGACGTAGTTTTGAGTCCTGCGGAGGGCTGGGGTATTACATATCATGACTGTTGTGATGAAATAGCCATATGCTTCTACTATCAGTTTTATAATATTTAAATAATTCAGGAAATAGGTTCTGTAATAGCTAGCTGGCAAAACTCAATAGTCTGCCCTGCCATTTTTATGTTTATGCTTTTCTTTGTTCTGCACTAGGTATAAAGTTTGCTGGTTGCAGCTCAATTTGGAGAGTAGTGAGGTCCGTGGCTGCTTTGGGGTGTACTTCCTCGGTTTTTCCTGCCTGGGAAACCATTTGTGATTGTGTGCTCCTGCCTTCTGGTGTTGACACCTGACCAATTATTTATCCGTGCTCGTCCTTGCCTACACCCCTCTCACCCTCTGTTTCTTCCATGTCTACTTTCTGTGAGAAAATTGTTTTAGCTAGGCTGTTTTCGGTTTTCAGTAGTTTTCTTATAAAATGTGACTATGGAGTATGATACACATGCAATTCCTTGTGTGGTTTCTTTGCATGGAGCTCAATGTAATATCAATACTTTTTGCTGCTGCTCTCATCAGACATCTTCACTTCACCTCAAACATTGCTCCCAGCGCTTGGGCTGTGGAAGATGCTCCACTCCTGAGATCTCCGACCATCTGTTCGTTGATTGCCCTTTTGTCGACTCGCAACATTCTCTGAAAACAGGGCTCCAGACCTACAAATTGGTCAAAGCCCACATGCTGTTCACCCACATACCCAGAGGAACATTCTTATCTTCCTCTGTTGGCATGTCTGGTCTAATCTGCCATATTTTTCTTTGTCGGCGACATCCTTTGGCATTGTGATGAAGATAGTGCCTTGTCTTATGAAAAAAAAAGATTTGACGACACTGCTGGCTCTTGGCTAACTGAAGCACGAAGCTTCCTGCTCTCTCTTCTCTCCTGATTTTTTTTATGGACATTGAGTTGTAGGCTTGAGCCGCCCTATTATTATTGGGCCTCTTCTGTCCTCCATAGATATATCCAGGGGCATGGTACTGTCAAATCTGCCTCCGAAGAAATTAGTGATGCACTTGCCAAGGAAGGAGAAGATCTAGAAATGTTGCGAACATGTTGGTAACTAGTGTTGATGCTCAAATAATTCCTAAAGTTCAATATTATTCTCCACAAATGTATTTAAGTTAAGCTAATTAATTTAATAAACAAGCTTGTTGAGTGGCAATCCAAAACCTTTTAGGTTTTTTTTTTGTATTATGTGTTTAATAGGAACCCAAAATCATCAATTCTATAGTTTTAT belongs to Triticum urartu cultivar G1812 chromosome 7, Tu2.1, whole genome shotgun sequence and includes:
- the LOC125521710 gene encoding nuclear intron maturase 3, mitochondrial-like translates to MLPRLARAHRRVLLPTRRALSTSTTTTVAVPAPLSAAELEALLRRDHYSASTRRFHSLLPLLSHPSLLLASALLLRHRSHPSLPPSTDPLPLPTAAAAPPSPSSHLRLILPSRLKGRPLPLPSLPLRLAMLSAASALDAVFAPRAATFAYRARHAAIRYLRSIPNATWFFRVAIPRQPFATRHVRRLLDAISGKVDDPGFLDYLREMFLSGAIAFELGGSELCRGLPQESELTSTMLNIFFDPVDREVMAIREEVHKKNPRVKDDSVRHTPVRVYAVRYLDETMVVTSGSKMLTLEVRDRILSVFERDLEVKVDRFGSSVHSAASEKMEFLGMEFQAVPPSVLHPPMSEKAKRARKMYLKRKAAEAQELKNARETWRKKLGLKILNHLFKKVRRGHEFEFAFRIEDEVRQEFKGWAEETVVEYFKSQEHRRHWHRLFTSGDFLSLNRVRDQLPSTLVDSYDQLQETLDRFLMPRRGHDITEDEEMLAEEEDERQYENRIVEDLTELKMRVNAPIELVRKAVKLAGFTNSMGRPRPIKLLICLDDADIIKWYAGVGRRWLDFFCCCRNFKMVKIVVSYHLRFSCFLTLAEKHECTKRQAISHYTKDLKVTNENGVPEVYFPTEKEIKMMGDKNLSDPKPVDGALTMILVRLAVDDTSLPCLAHFCAGTDTALYRIRLLQNRLNVDPLNEKKWVQGLSAIHESLNKKCLPLCSIHASDLLLGKITLRDIDCTQFVDVV